The Deltaproteobacteria bacterium genome window below encodes:
- a CDS encoding FKBP-type peptidyl-prolyl cis-trans isomerase produces MRNSIALLIAALLLGTASASLAAEDPKTEEEKVAYAIGLAISQNLEAFSLSAAELEQVKAGIADATSKSKPKVELETYGPKIQELQQARAKVAAEAEKQASAAFLDKAAAAPGVEKKPSGLLYKELKAGAGEHPKATDTVKVHYHGTLVDGTVFDSSVQRGEPAQFPLNHVIPCWTEGVQLMKVGGKSQLTCPGNLAYGDRSPSPKIKPGAALIFEVELLEISQAAAAAPAAADAEK; encoded by the coding sequence ATGCGAAACTCGATTGCCCTATTGATTGCCGCGCTGCTGCTCGGCACGGCCTCTGCCAGCCTGGCGGCGGAGGATCCGAAAACGGAGGAGGAGAAGGTCGCCTACGCCATCGGCTTAGCGATCAGCCAGAACCTCGAAGCCTTCAGTCTGAGCGCGGCGGAGCTGGAGCAGGTCAAGGCGGGCATCGCCGACGCCACCAGCAAGAGCAAGCCGAAGGTTGAACTCGAGACCTATGGCCCCAAGATCCAGGAGTTACAACAGGCGCGTGCAAAGGTGGCGGCGGAAGCCGAGAAGCAAGCGTCGGCTGCGTTCCTCGACAAGGCCGCGGCCGCTCCGGGCGTCGAGAAGAAGCCCTCGGGGCTGCTGTACAAAGAATTGAAGGCCGGCGCGGGCGAGCATCCCAAGGCGACCGATACGGTCAAGGTCCACTACCACGGCACACTGGTTGACGGGACGGTGTTCGACAGCTCGGTGCAGCGCGGCGAGCCGGCGCAGTTCCCGTTGAATCACGTCATTCCGTGTTGGACCGAGGGGGTACAGCTGATGAAGGTCGGCGGCAAGAGCCAGCTGACTTGCCCCGGAAACCTGGCCTATGGCGATCGCAGTCCGTCGCCGAAGATCAAGCCCGGCGCGGCGCTGATCTTCGAAGTGGAACTGCTGGAGATCTCCCAGGCTGCAGCCGCGGCGCCGGCGGCGGCGGATGCCGAAAAGTAG
- a CDS encoding VOC family protein — protein sequence MAEINGIAHIMLTVSNFDVCKPFYEKLLGFLGLRPVINSDGYLYCVGGRTAFGIVKAEDRYQGERFVQFRIGLHHVCFRARERADVDRLHAFLCELGAKIVHPPEEAQWAPGYYSVLFEDPDGIRLEMNHVPGRGLLADAPA from the coding sequence ATGGCGGAGATCAACGGCATCGCCCACATCATGCTCACGGTCAGCAACTTCGACGTCTGCAAGCCCTTTTATGAGAAGCTGCTCGGCTTTCTCGGCTTGCGGCCGGTCATCAATAGCGATGGCTACTTGTACTGCGTGGGCGGCCGTACCGCTTTCGGTATCGTCAAAGCCGAAGACCGCTACCAGGGCGAGCGTTTCGTCCAGTTTCGTATCGGCTTGCACCACGTCTGCTTCCGCGCGCGCGAGCGTGCCGATGTCGATCGCCTCCACGCCTTCCTGTGCGAGCTCGGCGCCAAGATCGTGCATCCGCCCGAGGAGGCGCAGTGGGCGCCGGGCTACTACTCGGTGTTGTTCGAGGATCCGGATGGCATTCGGCTCGAGATGAATCACGTACCCGGCCGGGGTTTGTTGGCCGACGCACCGGCGTGA